The Tubulanus polymorphus chromosome 1, tnTubPoly1.2, whole genome shotgun sequence genome contains a region encoding:
- the LOC141909419 gene encoding uncharacterized protein LOC141909419 isoform X1 has product MSATQSARQTSPDMLSKEEKEALLNKKMEEIRKKNEALKKRHEEVEADRRIAESVKGGSVQLAEIDSNSPTHRRTPSAKKEMKGVINEERKKAQTKSSGRGRQLDKMTKEPLKASEVTKRMNDSDKSDVSMRPKRPQMIPRNFNERDERHSPQKRFPSGGDQDQRSSTKQDHRASGDWDKRPQMRQTRDGESGVRRPRPVSGPPQHNRPPPSPNQEGGPPPDPVYNFLADRSRDNAFSNNSETETAATENDRDDKQQSANKSRRHPSNFGGANFDNVPKQINHDRQRGARRGGRGGPRSKMELTVRMTGRERQAYSEWKKEREQIDSSRIERQRNQEGDWRREWDLDKNEGSDDTKTEPAKRPAGRIGSGRFVGSNSVSRDVRLRVDVPVKVGSGRLPSPRGRGTSVPVTSNRGRGRGGAAVTGDNTSSRSRGFSSGSDDGRTIETKERKLFVKIDNDYAKKRSPPQRGGHGPISPRGGHSPISPRGGGAISPKKSGPRARAGSGRFASHRDQPVFDRSEILSASSPPGTASVRFAAENSYKEKTPEHEIDENADEKSEQAAMVKQPDTGKKSYHDDSFYNTDEEDLDIEQYRLKLDIDGNLITNSEPDTPDTPYSVMTTPVDHMKVLDWAADVEANLDVENADRENRARIENQDEDEDDDDDMYEDELVEEVYGDFDEETYEEEVEVDDEYVDERETDEPVDTVDGELTVECERDEETDLIDEKLEEIDDSVDENCLRDEVNDLPILEGGEGDENDLLEDGGQSGILEGSDDNLAGECESAVGAASVETDNSVEQSKIEDVSSSQSVEENIDINAAASAEYIPDDESSIDDKCGASSCQQGEAPVLTPCNEPGASSPEDEPEKLICDEASSVDETEPDSGASGDVDPASQQPTADSSISTDAETPSTPPGDDLQPCTDNSEASLDVEGSESPCDKPESIEVLSNEVQACGELSESTDGLCDQVVDTTAQHAPVDE; this is encoded by the exons ATGTCAGCTACACAATCGGCTAGACAG ACAAGTCCAGACATGTTGAGCAAAGAAGAGAAAGAGGCTCTTCTCAACAAAAAGATGGAGGAAATTCGAAAGAAAAACGAAGCCCTGAAAAAGAGACACGAG GAGGTAGAAGCTGATCGTAGAATCGCTGAAAGTGTTAAAGGTGGTTCCGTTCAACTGGCTGAAATAGATTCAAATTCACCAACTCACAGACGAACCCCTTCGgctaaaaaagaaatgaag GGCGtgataaatgaagaaagaaaaaagGCTCAGACAAAGTCTTCGGGACGAGGAAGACAGCTCGATAAAATGACTAAAGAACCGCTTAAAGCATCG gAGGTGACAAAAAGAATGAATGATAGTGATAAATCAGACGTTTCTATGCGACCCAAACGACCGCAGATGATTCCGCGGAATTTCAACGAGCGCGACGAACGACATTCGCCGCAAAAACGATTCCCGAGTGGCGGCGATCAGGATCAGCGTTCCTCGACGAAACAGGATCACAGAGCGTCGGGAGACTGGGATAAACGACCTCAGATGAGACAGACACGAGACGGGGAATCAGGCGTCAGACGCCCGAGACCCGTATCCGGTCCACCTCAACACAACAGACCTCCTCCTTCACCTAATCAGGAG GGCGGACCTCCTCCGGACCCGGTTTATAATTTCCTCGCCGATCGAAGTCGTGATAACGCGTTCAGTAATAATTCAGAAACGGAGACGGCAGCGACCGAGAACGACCGAGACGATAAACAACAATCGGCCAATAAAAGTCGCCGTCATCCGTCCAATTTCGGAGGAGCAAATTTTGATAACGTGCCGAAACAGATAAACCACGATAGACAG CGCGGAGCGAGGAGAGGTGGAAGGGGCGGTCCTCGATCGAAGATGGAATTAACCGTACGAATGACCGGTCGCGAGAGACAAGCGTACTCCGAGTGGAAAAAAGAACGAGAACAAATTGATTCATCGAGAATCGAAAGACAACGAAATCAAGAAGGAGATTGGAGAAGAGAATGGGATCTCGATAAAAACGAGGG GAGCGATGACACGAAAACTGAACCAGCTAAACGACCAG CTGGCCGCATTGGTAGTGGTCGTTTTGTGGGTAGCAATTCAGTAAGTCGTGATGTACGTCTTCGAGTCGACGTCCCGGTTAAAG TCGGTTCCGGTAGATTGCCGAGTCCGAGAGGTCGCGGAACGAGTGTACCGGTGACGTCTAATCGAGGTCGAGGTCGAGGAGGTGCCGCGGTGACCGGTGATAATACATCATCGCGTAGTCGAGGATTTTCATCGGGAAGCGACGACGGGCGAACGATCGAAACTAAAGAACGAAAATTATTCGTTAAAATCGACAACGATTACGCGAAAAAACGATCGCCTCCTCAAAGAGGGGGACACGGTCCTATCAGCCCTCGCGGGGGTCACAGTCCAATCAGCCCACGAGGTGGAGGGGCGATATCGCCGAAGAAATCTGGTCCACGGGCTCGAGCAGGAAGTGGACGGTTCGCCAGTCACAGAGATCAGCCAGTCTTCGATAGATCAGAAATTCTATCAGCGTCTAGTCCGCCGGGAACGGCCAGTGTCCGATTTGCGGCTGAAAACAGCTACAAAGAAAAAACTCCCGAACACGAAATAGATGAAAACGCGGATGAGAAATCAGAACAAGCCGCGATGGTGAAACAACCGGATACCGGTAAAAAGAGTTACCATGACGATTCCTTCTACAATACAGACGAAGAAGATCTGGATATCGAACAGTACAGACTAAAACTAGATATCGACGGAAATCTAATCACAAACAGTGAACCCGATACTCCTGATACTCCTTATAGCGTAATGACTACTCCCGTCGATCATATGAAAGTTTTAGACTGGGCTGCCGACGTCGAGGCTAATTTAGACGTCGAAAACGCCGATCGCGAAAACCGAGCTCGCATCGAAAATCaagatgaagatgaagatgatgatgatgatatgtaTGAGGATGAATTGGTCGAAGAGGTTTACGGAGACTTCGATGAGGAGACGTATGAGGAGGAGGTTGAGGTCGATGATGAATACGTGGATGAGAGAGAAACTGATGAGCCGGTTGATACAGTTGATGGTGAGTTAACTGTAGAATGTGAGAGGGACGAAGAAACTGATctaattgatgaaaaattagaaGAGATTGATGATTCAGTGGATGAGAATTGTCTGAGGGATGAGGTAAATGATTTACCGATATTAGAaggaggagagggagatgaaaatgatttattggagGATGGAGGACAAAGTGGAATATTAGAAGGGTCTGATGATAATCTAGCTGGTGAATGTGAATCTGCTGTTGGGGCTGCATCGGTTGAAACGGACAATTCCGTCGAACAGAGTAAAATAGAAGACGTCTCCAGTTCTCAATCGGTTGAAGAGAATATCGATATCAACGCTGCTGCATCTGCTGAATATATACCCGACGATGAATCGAGTATCGATGATAAATGTGGAGCGTCATCGTGTCAACAGGGGGAAGCACCAGTCTTGACGCCCTGTAATGAACCAGGAGCGAGTAGCCCGGAAGATGAACCAGAAAAATTGATTTGCGACGAAGCTTCGTCGGTGGATGAGACGGAGCCTGATTCCGGAGCTAGTGGAGATGTGGATCCGGCTTCACAACAACCCACTGCTGATAGTTCCATATCTACTGACGCTGAAACTCCTTCTACTCCTCCTGGTGATGATCTACAGCCATGTACTGATAACTCAGAGGCAAGTCTGGATGTTGAAGGAAGCGAATCGCCTTGTGATAAACCAGAATCTATTG AGGTGTTGTCCAACGAAGTACAGGCGTGCGGTGAGTTGAGTGAATCAACTGATGGTCTGTGTGATCAGGTGGTGGACACTACTGCCCAGCATGCCCCTGTTgacgaataa
- the LOC141909419 gene encoding uncharacterized protein LOC141909419 isoform X2, whose amino-acid sequence MSATQSARQTSPDMLSKEEKEALLNKKMEEIRKKNEALKKRHEEVEADRRIAESVKGGSVQLAEIDSNSPTHRRTPSAKKEMKGVINEERKKAQTKSSGRGRQLDKMTKEPLKASEVTKRMNDSDKSDVSMRPKRPQMIPRNFNERDERHSPQKRFPSGGDQDQRSSTKQDHRASGDWDKRPQMRQTRDGESGVRRPRPVSGPPQHNRPPPSPNQEGGPPPDPVYNFLADRSRDNAFSNNSETETAATENDRDDKQQSANKSRRHPSNFGGANFDNVPKQINHDRQRGARRGGRGGPRSKMELTVRMTGRERQAYSEWKKEREQIDSSRIERQRNQEGDWRREWDLDKNEGSDDTKTEPAKRPVGSGRLPSPRGRGTSVPVTSNRGRGRGGAAVTGDNTSSRSRGFSSGSDDGRTIETKERKLFVKIDNDYAKKRSPPQRGGHGPISPRGGHSPISPRGGGAISPKKSGPRARAGSGRFASHRDQPVFDRSEILSASSPPGTASVRFAAENSYKEKTPEHEIDENADEKSEQAAMVKQPDTGKKSYHDDSFYNTDEEDLDIEQYRLKLDIDGNLITNSEPDTPDTPYSVMTTPVDHMKVLDWAADVEANLDVENADRENRARIENQDEDEDDDDDMYEDELVEEVYGDFDEETYEEEVEVDDEYVDERETDEPVDTVDGELTVECERDEETDLIDEKLEEIDDSVDENCLRDEVNDLPILEGGEGDENDLLEDGGQSGILEGSDDNLAGECESAVGAASVETDNSVEQSKIEDVSSSQSVEENIDINAAASAEYIPDDESSIDDKCGASSCQQGEAPVLTPCNEPGASSPEDEPEKLICDEASSVDETEPDSGASGDVDPASQQPTADSSISTDAETPSTPPGDDLQPCTDNSEASLDVEGSESPCDKPESIEVLSNEVQACGELSESTDGLCDQVVDTTAQHAPVDE is encoded by the exons ATGTCAGCTACACAATCGGCTAGACAG ACAAGTCCAGACATGTTGAGCAAAGAAGAGAAAGAGGCTCTTCTCAACAAAAAGATGGAGGAAATTCGAAAGAAAAACGAAGCCCTGAAAAAGAGACACGAG GAGGTAGAAGCTGATCGTAGAATCGCTGAAAGTGTTAAAGGTGGTTCCGTTCAACTGGCTGAAATAGATTCAAATTCACCAACTCACAGACGAACCCCTTCGgctaaaaaagaaatgaag GGCGtgataaatgaagaaagaaaaaagGCTCAGACAAAGTCTTCGGGACGAGGAAGACAGCTCGATAAAATGACTAAAGAACCGCTTAAAGCATCG gAGGTGACAAAAAGAATGAATGATAGTGATAAATCAGACGTTTCTATGCGACCCAAACGACCGCAGATGATTCCGCGGAATTTCAACGAGCGCGACGAACGACATTCGCCGCAAAAACGATTCCCGAGTGGCGGCGATCAGGATCAGCGTTCCTCGACGAAACAGGATCACAGAGCGTCGGGAGACTGGGATAAACGACCTCAGATGAGACAGACACGAGACGGGGAATCAGGCGTCAGACGCCCGAGACCCGTATCCGGTCCACCTCAACACAACAGACCTCCTCCTTCACCTAATCAGGAG GGCGGACCTCCTCCGGACCCGGTTTATAATTTCCTCGCCGATCGAAGTCGTGATAACGCGTTCAGTAATAATTCAGAAACGGAGACGGCAGCGACCGAGAACGACCGAGACGATAAACAACAATCGGCCAATAAAAGTCGCCGTCATCCGTCCAATTTCGGAGGAGCAAATTTTGATAACGTGCCGAAACAGATAAACCACGATAGACAG CGCGGAGCGAGGAGAGGTGGAAGGGGCGGTCCTCGATCGAAGATGGAATTAACCGTACGAATGACCGGTCGCGAGAGACAAGCGTACTCCGAGTGGAAAAAAGAACGAGAACAAATTGATTCATCGAGAATCGAAAGACAACGAAATCAAGAAGGAGATTGGAGAAGAGAATGGGATCTCGATAAAAACGAGGG GAGCGATGACACGAAAACTGAACCAGCTAAACGACCAG TCGGTTCCGGTAGATTGCCGAGTCCGAGAGGTCGCGGAACGAGTGTACCGGTGACGTCTAATCGAGGTCGAGGTCGAGGAGGTGCCGCGGTGACCGGTGATAATACATCATCGCGTAGTCGAGGATTTTCATCGGGAAGCGACGACGGGCGAACGATCGAAACTAAAGAACGAAAATTATTCGTTAAAATCGACAACGATTACGCGAAAAAACGATCGCCTCCTCAAAGAGGGGGACACGGTCCTATCAGCCCTCGCGGGGGTCACAGTCCAATCAGCCCACGAGGTGGAGGGGCGATATCGCCGAAGAAATCTGGTCCACGGGCTCGAGCAGGAAGTGGACGGTTCGCCAGTCACAGAGATCAGCCAGTCTTCGATAGATCAGAAATTCTATCAGCGTCTAGTCCGCCGGGAACGGCCAGTGTCCGATTTGCGGCTGAAAACAGCTACAAAGAAAAAACTCCCGAACACGAAATAGATGAAAACGCGGATGAGAAATCAGAACAAGCCGCGATGGTGAAACAACCGGATACCGGTAAAAAGAGTTACCATGACGATTCCTTCTACAATACAGACGAAGAAGATCTGGATATCGAACAGTACAGACTAAAACTAGATATCGACGGAAATCTAATCACAAACAGTGAACCCGATACTCCTGATACTCCTTATAGCGTAATGACTACTCCCGTCGATCATATGAAAGTTTTAGACTGGGCTGCCGACGTCGAGGCTAATTTAGACGTCGAAAACGCCGATCGCGAAAACCGAGCTCGCATCGAAAATCaagatgaagatgaagatgatgatgatgatatgtaTGAGGATGAATTGGTCGAAGAGGTTTACGGAGACTTCGATGAGGAGACGTATGAGGAGGAGGTTGAGGTCGATGATGAATACGTGGATGAGAGAGAAACTGATGAGCCGGTTGATACAGTTGATGGTGAGTTAACTGTAGAATGTGAGAGGGACGAAGAAACTGATctaattgatgaaaaattagaaGAGATTGATGATTCAGTGGATGAGAATTGTCTGAGGGATGAGGTAAATGATTTACCGATATTAGAaggaggagagggagatgaaaatgatttattggagGATGGAGGACAAAGTGGAATATTAGAAGGGTCTGATGATAATCTAGCTGGTGAATGTGAATCTGCTGTTGGGGCTGCATCGGTTGAAACGGACAATTCCGTCGAACAGAGTAAAATAGAAGACGTCTCCAGTTCTCAATCGGTTGAAGAGAATATCGATATCAACGCTGCTGCATCTGCTGAATATATACCCGACGATGAATCGAGTATCGATGATAAATGTGGAGCGTCATCGTGTCAACAGGGGGAAGCACCAGTCTTGACGCCCTGTAATGAACCAGGAGCGAGTAGCCCGGAAGATGAACCAGAAAAATTGATTTGCGACGAAGCTTCGTCGGTGGATGAGACGGAGCCTGATTCCGGAGCTAGTGGAGATGTGGATCCGGCTTCACAACAACCCACTGCTGATAGTTCCATATCTACTGACGCTGAAACTCCTTCTACTCCTCCTGGTGATGATCTACAGCCATGTACTGATAACTCAGAGGCAAGTCTGGATGTTGAAGGAAGCGAATCGCCTTGTGATAAACCAGAATCTATTG AGGTGTTGTCCAACGAAGTACAGGCGTGCGGTGAGTTGAGTGAATCAACTGATGGTCTGTGTGATCAGGTGGTGGACACTACTGCCCAGCATGCCCCTGTTgacgaataa
- the LOC141909455 gene encoding protein Churchill-like — MCNECVKEQYPNRENICIESGSYRLNYAGCADCQSKEIKTTNLIKEEEDNEETIKYEHTCADCNHVIANHEYTFEVDDDFQHYTMMCELCGCAEDQRSILPYDPRAQQELFI, encoded by the exons ATGTGTAACGAATGTGTAAAGGAACAGTATCCGAATCGT GAAAATATTTGTATCGAAAGCGGTTCGTATAGATTGAACTATGCGGGATGTGCCGATTGTCAGAGTAAAGAGATCAAGACCActaatttgataaaagagGAAGAAGACAATGAAGAGACCATAAAATATGAAC aTACATGCGCTGATTGTAATCATGTTATCGCTAATCATGAATATACGTTCGAAGTAGATGATGATTTCCAACATTACACGATGATGTGTGAACTGTGCGGATGCGCTGAAGATCAAAGAAGTATTTTACCGTATGATCCTAGAGCACAACAAGAATTATTCATCTAG
- the LOC141906713 gene encoding uncharacterized protein LOC141906713 isoform X1, whose translation MMNDTNTSYTITVGSINNVTLITATPETDRQLYILRNDIIIPVDVIIFLFVCAFYIFLGIRLWKNRTLSSVIVLKTPNSTDCHPYLITIVTSYLRGPFTKGASSISPRISLRMIGSDASSGEYKITGRNGLKDKPFQKGKLDMFYCNGPDNLGVLEYVEIKHKGPDNWYVTCVSVQDLDTKLWYRCKDSRWLRAEPNEENIHQFPLTTHLPPEGILRYVLYYFLEQMGDMHIWMSLTQWQCPCYMPTFARFLLCAHFLTSFMFFAAIARYADIYRGFRTGFAFILLAAVSSWIFETLLRLTEPRRIRRTPVHTVRSCDLLNTTVQSSASSSTNSVCANAGIVKLPCFPSDISAIAHVPDGWEREDNNKTNKDDSITKQTSGANGSVGAEKEKLLPKSILSSALMKASSPKPSGKQRRPVPPPPRKKQEMNGNVVAAPGAEENENLKSNDNDEKQFVKKMPPDDGSVVAMNRGIDEDYHRLSSDESIDDDSSMPDPLPKKTWGRMLWDPIINAYSRLSGALATEPEEVVVEMRKLGGTPISSHRFSMQPSVTASDLESFYTARNSWISDDRSLSSFTSFRTGSVINMRSLRDAVSFEEFNSVITLNEENDFDGPIFATYMLESELLDIELEARNARHRPLPYFIHYVSYILLTFHIIGMFIATPLFGISLSNEEVVSWLGSLFYAVIIEAAMLEVFKLIVCAVVSYLIRVCYDRFKTTSKRIQLEDNSVNTTTANAS comes from the exons ATGATGAATGACACTAATACCTCCTACACTATTACAGTAGGAAGCATTAACAATGTTACACTAATAACTGCTACCCCCGAGACTGACAGGCAGTTGTATATATTACGTAATGATATCATCATTCCTGTTGATGTCatcatatttctgtttgtttgCGCTTTTTATATATTCCTCGGCATTCGATTATGGAAGAACAGGACTCTA AGTTCGGTAATTGTTTTAAAAACCCCAAACAGCACAGATTGTCATCCATATCTGATAACTATTGTCACTAGTTACTTGCGAG GACCATTCACTAAGG GTGCCAGTTCAATTTCGCCGAGAATCAGTTTGCGAATGATTGGATCCGATGCATCGAGCGGTGAATATAAGATCACTGGACGCAACGGATTGAAAGACAAACCGTTTCAGAAAGGCAAACTCGATATGTTCTACTGTAATGGACCAG ATAATCTCGGAGTTTTAGAATATGTTGAAATCAAACATAAAGGCCCCGATAACTG GTATGTCACATGTGTTTCTGTGCAAGATCTCGACACTAAATTATGGTACCGATGTAAGGATAGTAGATGGTTGAGGGCCGAACCGAATGAGGAAAATATTCACCAGTTTCCGCTTACAACTCATTTACCCCCTGAAGGAATATTGAG atatgttctatattatttcCTCGAACAGATGGGTGATATGCATATATGGATGTCGTTAACGCAGTGGCAGTGCCCGTGTTATATGCCGACGTTCGCCCGGTTTTTATTGTGCGCTCATTTCTTGACGTCGTTCATGTTTTTCGCCGCGATCGCTCGTTACGCCGATATCTACCGTGGATTTCGAACGGGCTTCGCGTTCATTCTGCTCGCCGCTGTTTCCTCGTGGATTTTCGAGACTCTGTTACGTTTGACGGAGCCGCGTCGGATCCGTCGAACGCCCGTTCACACGGTTCGTTCGTGCGATCTGTTAAACACGACTGTTCAGTCGTCGGCGTCGTCGTCGACGAACAGCGTCTGCGCGAACGCCGGCATCGTTAAGTTACCGTGTTTTCCCAGCGATATTTCGGCCATCGCGCACGTTCCCGACGGCTGGGAACGAGAAGATAACAATAAAACTAACAAAGACGATTCGATAACGAAACAGACATCCGGAGCAAACGGATCTGTCGGAGCGGAGAAAGAAAAACTTCTCCCGAAATCGATATTGAGCAGCGCATTGATGAAAGCTTCGTCTCCGAAACCGAGCGGTAAACAGCGTCGCCCGGTGCCGCCACCTCCcagaaaaaaacaagaaatgaaCGGAAACGTGGTCGCCGCTCCCGGAGCTGAAGAGAATGAGAATCTAAAATCAAACGACAACGATGAGAAGCAGTTCGTTAAAAAGATGCCGCCCGACGACGGAAGCGTGGTCGCGATGAATCGAGGAATCGATGAAGATTATCACCGATTGTCATCCGATGAATCGATTGATGACGATTCGTCGATGCCGGATCCTTTACCGAAAAAAACCTGGGGACGAATGTTGTGGGATCCGATAATAAACGCTTATAGTCGTTTATCGGGAGCATTAGCTACTGAACCAG agGAAGTTGTTGTTGAGATGCGTAAACTAGGTGGCACTCCGATATCGAGTCATCGGTTCTCGATGCAGCCAAGCGTGACGGCATCCGATCTGGAGAGTTTCTATACGGCTCGTAACAGCTGGATATCGGACGACCGCAGTTTGTCGTCGTTCACGTCGTTTCGAACGGGTTCCGTTATAAACATGCGATCGTTGCGAGACGCCGTCAGTTTCGAAGAGTTCAACTCGGTGATAACTCTGAACGAAGAAAACGACTTCGACGGTCCGATCTTCGCGACGTACATGCTCGAATCGGAATTATTAGATATCGAACTGGAGGCTCGTAACGCGCGACACCGCCCCCTGCCGTATTTCATTCATTACGTATCGTATATTCTACTAACATTTCATATAATCGGAATGTTTATAGCTACGCCGCTATTCGGAATTTCTTTATCTAATGAAGAAGTCGTCAGTTGGCTCGGTTCGTTATTTTATGCAGTAATTATAGAAGCGGCGATGCTGGAAGTTTTTAAACTGATCGTTTGCGCCGTCGTTTCGTATTTAATACGAGTTTGCTACGACAGATTTAAAACTACGTCGAAACGCATTCAGTTAGAAGATAATTCTGTCAATACAACGACTGCTAATGCTTCCTAA
- the LOC141906713 gene encoding uncharacterized protein LOC141906713 isoform X2 — MMNDTNTSYTITVGSINNVTLITATPETDRQLYILRNDIIIPVDVIIFLFVCAFYIFLGIRLWKNRTLSSVIVLKTPNSTDCHPYLITIVTSYLRGASSISPRISLRMIGSDASSGEYKITGRNGLKDKPFQKGKLDMFYCNGPDNLGVLEYVEIKHKGPDNWYVTCVSVQDLDTKLWYRCKDSRWLRAEPNEENIHQFPLTTHLPPEGILRYVLYYFLEQMGDMHIWMSLTQWQCPCYMPTFARFLLCAHFLTSFMFFAAIARYADIYRGFRTGFAFILLAAVSSWIFETLLRLTEPRRIRRTPVHTVRSCDLLNTTVQSSASSSTNSVCANAGIVKLPCFPSDISAIAHVPDGWEREDNNKTNKDDSITKQTSGANGSVGAEKEKLLPKSILSSALMKASSPKPSGKQRRPVPPPPRKKQEMNGNVVAAPGAEENENLKSNDNDEKQFVKKMPPDDGSVVAMNRGIDEDYHRLSSDESIDDDSSMPDPLPKKTWGRMLWDPIINAYSRLSGALATEPEEVVVEMRKLGGTPISSHRFSMQPSVTASDLESFYTARNSWISDDRSLSSFTSFRTGSVINMRSLRDAVSFEEFNSVITLNEENDFDGPIFATYMLESELLDIELEARNARHRPLPYFIHYVSYILLTFHIIGMFIATPLFGISLSNEEVVSWLGSLFYAVIIEAAMLEVFKLIVCAVVSYLIRVCYDRFKTTSKRIQLEDNSVNTTTANAS, encoded by the exons ATGATGAATGACACTAATACCTCCTACACTATTACAGTAGGAAGCATTAACAATGTTACACTAATAACTGCTACCCCCGAGACTGACAGGCAGTTGTATATATTACGTAATGATATCATCATTCCTGTTGATGTCatcatatttctgtttgtttgCGCTTTTTATATATTCCTCGGCATTCGATTATGGAAGAACAGGACTCTA AGTTCGGTAATTGTTTTAAAAACCCCAAACAGCACAGATTGTCATCCATATCTGATAACTATTGTCACTAGTTACTTGCGAG GTGCCAGTTCAATTTCGCCGAGAATCAGTTTGCGAATGATTGGATCCGATGCATCGAGCGGTGAATATAAGATCACTGGACGCAACGGATTGAAAGACAAACCGTTTCAGAAAGGCAAACTCGATATGTTCTACTGTAATGGACCAG ATAATCTCGGAGTTTTAGAATATGTTGAAATCAAACATAAAGGCCCCGATAACTG GTATGTCACATGTGTTTCTGTGCAAGATCTCGACACTAAATTATGGTACCGATGTAAGGATAGTAGATGGTTGAGGGCCGAACCGAATGAGGAAAATATTCACCAGTTTCCGCTTACAACTCATTTACCCCCTGAAGGAATATTGAG atatgttctatattatttcCTCGAACAGATGGGTGATATGCATATATGGATGTCGTTAACGCAGTGGCAGTGCCCGTGTTATATGCCGACGTTCGCCCGGTTTTTATTGTGCGCTCATTTCTTGACGTCGTTCATGTTTTTCGCCGCGATCGCTCGTTACGCCGATATCTACCGTGGATTTCGAACGGGCTTCGCGTTCATTCTGCTCGCCGCTGTTTCCTCGTGGATTTTCGAGACTCTGTTACGTTTGACGGAGCCGCGTCGGATCCGTCGAACGCCCGTTCACACGGTTCGTTCGTGCGATCTGTTAAACACGACTGTTCAGTCGTCGGCGTCGTCGTCGACGAACAGCGTCTGCGCGAACGCCGGCATCGTTAAGTTACCGTGTTTTCCCAGCGATATTTCGGCCATCGCGCACGTTCCCGACGGCTGGGAACGAGAAGATAACAATAAAACTAACAAAGACGATTCGATAACGAAACAGACATCCGGAGCAAACGGATCTGTCGGAGCGGAGAAAGAAAAACTTCTCCCGAAATCGATATTGAGCAGCGCATTGATGAAAGCTTCGTCTCCGAAACCGAGCGGTAAACAGCGTCGCCCGGTGCCGCCACCTCCcagaaaaaaacaagaaatgaaCGGAAACGTGGTCGCCGCTCCCGGAGCTGAAGAGAATGAGAATCTAAAATCAAACGACAACGATGAGAAGCAGTTCGTTAAAAAGATGCCGCCCGACGACGGAAGCGTGGTCGCGATGAATCGAGGAATCGATGAAGATTATCACCGATTGTCATCCGATGAATCGATTGATGACGATTCGTCGATGCCGGATCCTTTACCGAAAAAAACCTGGGGACGAATGTTGTGGGATCCGATAATAAACGCTTATAGTCGTTTATCGGGAGCATTAGCTACTGAACCAG agGAAGTTGTTGTTGAGATGCGTAAACTAGGTGGCACTCCGATATCGAGTCATCGGTTCTCGATGCAGCCAAGCGTGACGGCATCCGATCTGGAGAGTTTCTATACGGCTCGTAACAGCTGGATATCGGACGACCGCAGTTTGTCGTCGTTCACGTCGTTTCGAACGGGTTCCGTTATAAACATGCGATCGTTGCGAGACGCCGTCAGTTTCGAAGAGTTCAACTCGGTGATAACTCTGAACGAAGAAAACGACTTCGACGGTCCGATCTTCGCGACGTACATGCTCGAATCGGAATTATTAGATATCGAACTGGAGGCTCGTAACGCGCGACACCGCCCCCTGCCGTATTTCATTCATTACGTATCGTATATTCTACTAACATTTCATATAATCGGAATGTTTATAGCTACGCCGCTATTCGGAATTTCTTTATCTAATGAAGAAGTCGTCAGTTGGCTCGGTTCGTTATTTTATGCAGTAATTATAGAAGCGGCGATGCTGGAAGTTTTTAAACTGATCGTTTGCGCCGTCGTTTCGTATTTAATACGAGTTTGCTACGACAGATTTAAAACTACGTCGAAACGCATTCAGTTAGAAGATAATTCTGTCAATACAACGACTGCTAATGCTTCCTAA